In Juglans microcarpa x Juglans regia isolate MS1-56 chromosome 8D, Jm3101_v1.0, whole genome shotgun sequence, the following are encoded in one genomic region:
- the LOC121242746 gene encoding mitogen-activated protein kinase kinase kinase 5-like, translated as MPFFHKSSPSSLQSSSRSVSADGEFVNTRRQTESFTQRRLTRQRKLRHVSDRDLGWQPGEGSCSSPSESPGSARKSWSPGDSEHWSCSAVPQRLPLPEFPSSWRPESTVNSGQAHLGSPNEGPSSSLGRKNTDNVATTSMKSSSNNHRRLSQDVHVELNNYNLRLNIPARSSLTSELSSSAVSLHRASTDFFPSCSTTSSAKSSNNCCRGLLQELNDEGFNCNFRLKNPARSAPTSVLSSPTRSPRRLNSGDLFPSSVAFQEFQDTLVACTSKESPARAMHSPDQSPLRGPTVQSPQPTPKSPNRSLFPSLHKLMSESHMEGLEISAHPLPLPPGAILPSQPSLQPQSTSINHFTEQLFTSSFKGQWQKGKLIGRGTFGSVFLATNRESGASCAMKEVDLIPDDPKSAECVKQLEQEIKVLRQLKHPNIVQYYGSEIIDDHFYIYLEYVHPGSISKYVHEHCGAITESVVRNFTRHILSGLAYLHSTKTIHRDIKGANLLVDASGVVKLADFGLAKHLAGQSCNLSLKGSPYWMAPEVMQAAMQNNANPDLAFAVDIWSLGCTIIEMLNGKPPWSEFTGPQAMFKVLNRSPPIPETLSSEGKDFLRRCFRRNPAERPTALMLLEHPFIQNLNDQNLSVCLQAFSAIDLIDKRRTVRDGTKRKDLISVSPDRRIKNGNLPCSCGTCQHFSYKISNCTEVFHRPHSMLQVQPRLSTIDFTQSSHSCSPSSDLSRNAPLGAVNHHPFAHLRTHGREISHLLNM; from the exons ATGCCTTTTTTTCACAAATCCTCTCCTTCTTCTTTGCAATCTTCGTCTCGCTCTGTTTCTGCTGATGGTGAATTCGTTAACACTCGGAGACAAACAGAATCCTTTACTCAGAGGCGGCTCACGCGGCAGAGGAAGCTCCGTCACGTAAGTGACCGAGACCTTGGCTGGCAGCCGGGTGAAGGGTCTTGTTCATCGCCGTCGGAGTCGCCCGGTTCGGCACGGAAGTCGTGGTCGCCGGGTGACTCTGAGCACTGGTCGTGCTCGGCCGTGCCGCAACGGTTACCGCTTCCTGAATTTCCTTCGAGTTGGAGACCGGAGTCAACGGTGAATTCGGGGCAGGCTCACCTCGGATCGCCGAATGAAGGACCGAGCTCTTCGTTGGGAAG GAAAAACACAGATAATGTTGCCACAACTTCAATGAAATCTTCAAGCAATAATCATAGGAGACTCTCCCAGGATGTACACGTTGAACTCAATAATTACAACTTGAGGCTAAATATTCCTGCCAGGAGCTCTCTGACAAGTGAATTATCAAGTTCTGCAGTTAGCCTACATAGAGCAAGCactgatttttttccttcttgttctACCACAAGTTCAGCCAAGTCCTCAAACAATTGTTGTAGGGGATTGCTTCAAGAATTAAATGATGAAGGTTTTAATTGCAACTTCCGGCTGAAAAATCCTGCCAGGAGCGCTCCCACTAGTGTTTTATCAAGTCCTACTAGAAGCCCACGAAGATTGAATTCTGGGGATCTCTTTCCTTCTTCTGTGGCTTTTCAAGAATTTCAGGATACCCTTGTTGCATGTACTTCAAAAGAGTCACCAGCTAGAGCCATGCATAGTCCTGATCAGTCCCCTTTGCGTGGCCCAACAGTCCAAAGTCCCCAGCCCACACCGAAAAGTCCAAACAGATCTTTATTTCCTTCGCTTCATAAATTGATGTCAGAGAGTCACATGGAGGGGCTCGAGATCAGTGCCCACCCTTTGCCCCTCCCACCAGGAGCAATATTACCATCACAACCATCTTTGCAACCACAATCAACTAGCATAAATCACTTCACGGAACAACTGTTCACATCATCTTTTAAAGGTCAATGGCAAAAGGGAAAACTCATTGGACGTGGTACATTTGGAAGCGTATTCCTTGCAACCAACCG GGAATCTGGAGCTTCATGTGCAATGAAGGAAGTTGATCTCATTCCTGATGATCCTAAATCTGCTGAATGTGTAAAGCAGTTGGAGCAG GAAATAAAAGTTCTCCGTCAACTAAAGCACCCAAACATAGTGCAGTATTATGGCAGCGAGATA ATTGATGATCACTTTTACATATATTTGGAGTATGTTCATCCTGGATCAATTAGTAAATATGTACATGAGCATTGTGGAGCTATTACTGAATCTGTAGTTCGCAATTTCACTCGCCATATCCTCTCCGGGTTGGCTTACTTGCATAGCACAAAGACTATCCACAG GGATATCAAAGGTGCAAATTTGCTTGTCGATGCATCTGGTGTCGTTAAGCTTGCAGATTTTGGGCTAGCTAAACAT CTTGCAGGACAATCTTGTAACCTTTCTTTGAAGGGGAGTCCATACTGGATGGCTCCAGAG GTCATGCAAGCTGCAATGCAAAACAATGCCAATCCTGATCTTGCTTTTGCTGTTGATATATGGAGTTTGGGATGTACCATCATTGAAATGCTGAATGGAAAACCTCCTTGGAGTGAGTTTACAGGG CCTCAAGCCATGTTCAAAGTTTTGAATAGATCCCCACCCATTCCAGAAACATTATCCTCAGAGGGAAAGGATTTCCTCCGTCGTTGTTTTCGAAGGAATCCCGCAGAGCGGCCAACGGCTCTTATGCTACTGGAGCATCCtttcattcaaaatttgaatgatCAAAATCTTTCAGTCTGTCTGCAGGCATTTTCTGCAATTGATCTTATA GATAAAAGGCGTACTGTAAGAGATGGCACTAAGCGTAAAGATCTGATATCAGTCTCCCCTGATAGACGGATCAAGAATGGGAATCTGCCTTGTAGTTG TGGAACCTGTCAgcattttagttataaaatttcCAACTGCACCGAGGTGTTTCATCGTCCGCACTCCATGCTTCAAGTCCAGCCGCGTCTATCTACCATAGACTTCACTCAAAGTTCACATAGTTGCAGCCCTTCTTCAGATCTTTCCAGAAATGCGCCCCTTGGTGCTGTCAACCACCATCCATTTGCACATTTAAGGACTCATGGAAGGGAAATCTCACACCTCTTAAACATGTAG